From Branchiostoma floridae strain S238N-H82 chromosome 5, Bfl_VNyyK, whole genome shotgun sequence:
TGTAACCACTGAGTTGAAGTTTGCTAATACTGCAGTCTGGGGACCAAATACACTATGATGTATTGCAGATTGACAGTGATCATGTTatgtttgtatcatttttgttaGTACGATAAATTCATGTTTAACTTAgtataatacacatgtacatacacacacacacacacacacacacacacaaaaggaTAACACCCCTATGTGTCACATGATGCCCCTGGCCATGACCGACACTTATACGTCCCGACACCCCTATTTATATGGTAGACTACTCTCCTAGGGTTTGGGTCAgggtgtgtgtacgtgtgtgtgtgtgtgtttgccgtgtgtgtgcacgtgtgtgtacgtgtgtgtgtgtgtgcgtgtctttgTGAACTGCAGTCTTACTAAAGGCTTCTTCTCTCCCCACAGGCAGGCCAGTTAGCCGTCACCGAGTGGATCCCGAAGTACGGAGACATCATCGGCTACTACCGCGGGCCGGTTCGGGTGGTCTCGCTCGGCAGTTACGATGTGATCCGGGAGGCCTTCGTCAAGAACGCTGAACATTTCTCCAGCAGACCCAGACCCTTGAACCCAACCTTGGCAACTTACAAGACTAAAGGTAAGATTTAGTACATCTCGTACCAGTCTTGTCACACGTACCGTCGGTTTGCACCATAGTCGCATATATACAGCATATGTAGACAGCAAGAAACCTTCGAGAAATATCTTAGTTTTTGTGAGTTAGACTCATAGCCGATACTATAAGTCTTTACAGATGTTAGATTACAGATGTTAACCCTTTCTCCTACCCTTAATCGGTCCAAATCATCTCCCCCATTTCGTTCAGTATTGATTGATGAATATTAAAGAAGTTGAATCTTTTCAAGTTCAAATCTTAAAACCGTAAGGCACTTTTTTTCCAATGCGAGTCAAATTTGTGACTGGCCCTAAACGTCTGTAACGCTCGGTCACTCTAACACTTTACCCATAATGTTTTGTAAAACCAATTGCAAAACACAGCACTGTAAACGTGGAGCTAAAATTCTCAACTCTTGTTCTGATTTTCTATGCCCTAATGATATCGAATGTATACATGCTGTTAATCACCACTAACGTTATATGGAACATTTCAGGCGTCGTGCAAGAACCGTACGGCACCACATGGAAGGAGCACCGTAAGTTCACCTTGATGAGTCTGCGAGATTTCGGCGTCGGAAAGCGGAGTTTGGAAGGGAAAATTCTTGAAGAAACGAGGGCTCTCAGTGACGAAATATTGAAGAAAGAAAACCAAGGCTTTTGCATCTCAAACATGATGCAAGTTACCGTTTCAAACGTGATCTGCTCAATCGTGTTTGGCTCTCGCTACGAGTACGACGACCCGAAATTCATACGACTGATAGAAGCTATCGACCACTTTTTCTCGATCCCGAGAAGTGGTAGCGCTTTGCTACCGTCATTAATCCCCATTCTTCGCTACATTCCTGCAGTAAATCGAAATTTCTTAAAGGTACGTGTATTtatcatttatatatatttctgttcatatgaatatttcacacctgtatgtgggTATGATTATTTCATACGTTCTTGTTCATATGACATTTTTGTATGAGTATTTCAAATGTTTCAGTTGCATatgattatttcatacttttctgTTCATAGGATTATTTCATACTCTTCTGTTCAGTTCATATGAATATTGCACACCTTTCTTGATTGTATCTTCTCATACGTTTCTTTTCATGACTATTTAtatctttgattttgatttttatatttGCTGGATGGTTCTTATACCtttcttttgttattttttcaaagttacGTGAAGTCGAGGCGTACATCGGCACTCACATCCTGGAGCAGATCCAAGAACACGAGGCGACCTTTGACCCGAACGACATCCGGGACCTCATCGACGCCTTTCTCCTGGAGAAACGACGGAGACAAGAAGACGAGAACACGACATTTACGGAACAGCAGAACATTTTGGTAAGAAAAACAGTGGTCTTTGCAATCTTATATTATACCTTAGGCATAACATTTGCCTAACCACACGTAAAGTTGGGGTCCAGACACTacgtatttgtttatttataaaGATTCTACAAAAGACGCCCTTTCAAGGCCGCCATACTTTTAATCAATAGTGTAATGTTTCTGCAACCACTAAGAGTTTTAGTCTGCTGTATTAGATAACTATATCACACTCACAAGGTTATTTCTCCGGGCACTAGAGAAAATTGCGTTTTAAGTAGTTTGTAGTAAGGAGATTCATGGTTCCAACTGCGTATAAGCAGCGAAATACCTTACATCTTGAACGGGGACATGACAAAGGCAAGAAAGTTCTAGTCTAGACCATGATGTTCAAATGTGCTGTATAATGTCGTAAAAGTTTCCACCTAACCATTTACATATTACTCACATTTGCATTTTGCTGCGCAATGATCTGGTCGCACCAAACCcctttatatatttttatttaaaTCCACCTGCTCTCTGCTATCTAAATTCTTTCACTGTTTTGTGGTTCCTACCCTGAATGTTTCTCCAGGCTGTGATGGACTTTTTCCagacatgtttgtttatgtctGATGGGTCCACACCTTTGACAAATTACAAATTATTGGCCTCCTGTCAATATTGTTTGTTTCCTACCCAATGTTTCTTCAGGTTGTGATGGACCTATTCCTGGCCGGTACGGAGACCACGTCCACCACACTCCGCTGGGCCCTGCTCTACATGATTCTCCATCCGGACATGCAGGAGAAAGTGCAGCAGGAGATAGACAGCGTCATCGGGCAGAGCCAGGACCCTTCAATGGCGCATCGCACTCAagtttgtcctttttttgtttttatttgttggaATTAGCGTGGTGAAAAGATTAAATAAACCTACCACATTGACATGACGAGTGTATTGTTTTCATCCGATTCCTCTTGTAATTtgcctgaaaaaaattgaaactttttttcttgcgaAGTCAATATAGATCTGCCACTGCGATCAGCTATGTGTTATGAAAAACCATATCTTCCCTTATCCTTCTATTCAAACAGCAACTTGCGTATGCAGGGCAGACAATGGACTTGGTAGTCTGATTACGTAAAACGTGTGTGTAAGTTTGCTGTACACGTCCCTGTACCGTCCCCCACCTCTTTACTTATCCTTCTCAGTTAACTTGCTTGTAGAGCAGACAAAGCACTTGCTATATCATATTCTGATTAGTACGTGAAATGTGACTGTTGTTATAGATGCCGTACACGGAGGCGACCCTTACCGAGGTGAGCCGGCTGGCAAGCATCGCTCCCCTCTCCGTGCCGCACGCCGCAAGCAACGACGTCACATTCCGGGGCTACCACATTCCTAAGGTACTTCTTAGCCGCTGATAAGTTAGCATCCTCTCATGTCAGGCAAGCATACTGGCCTGCCGTCCGGCCTTCCCGATTGGTTAGCCAATCCCCCTCTTGCTACATGTTTGAGGAAAAGTTATCACGTTGCCCTAGACCGAAGCTATCCCAAACATGACCAAGTTTCAGCTTCCCTATTCCCACTCATCAAGAATCATCATAGAAAATGTAACCCTTTTGCAGTTTAGCCAATGAGTGCGAGGTTCGGTCATGACGGGCGTCTTTATAGTGCGCTCATTGGTAGTGTCGCACTGTCGGCACTCAGCGGGacaggtctgtccttggtgctgaatgcttgTCACCCTCTCCCCCCCCTCtcactctttctctttctttctctctcccctctcAGTCTCTCAgtatctctctatctctctctagACAGTTTAATTGACTACAAATTATGTCTAGTAGGCTCTGTACGTGTTAAATTTTACTCTTTGCTGGCCGCCTGTAGTTAGGGCTTTCACATTGGCACCCACTGGTACTAGCACGATTAAATCGCGCTTATAGCGACTCGCCCAACATCCAGCCGATCCTTTGCggagaggggccagttacagcctcTGAGGAGAGCAGAGCTTTGTGTTACACAGTCTACCACAGGTACCTTTTTCATCCTTGTCATTATTCCACCAGTTCAATAATACATTGCCTGTGATTCCAGGGCACCGTTGTACAGGCTAACCTGTGGGCGGTGCACCACGACCCCCAGCTCTGGCCGGACCCGCACCGCTTCGACCCCGCCCGTTTCCTTGACGACGCCGGGAAGTTCGTGAAGAGAGACGAAGTCATTCCGTTCTCGATCGGTGAGTCATTCGTGTAAACGATATGAAGTAGAGAGCATCATCATATAGTCAGCCTGTACAGACCTGAAAGAAGCCTCCATTTATATTTTAGCCATACAGCTATCATGATCATGTCATAAGCATCAAGTGGTCTGTCTTCTCGTTAGGATCATTAACTTAGAATCTTAAGTATAAGCTCATCGGTTGGGATTCCTAGCATAGCAGTTCCAAAttgttgtgccctttggaaagccACTTTTCACCTATTTCCTCCCACAGCTCAGGTAAAAGTGAGGGACGTAAATAGGGCTGTTTGAGAAGACCCACATCTCGCGTAGGTTTCAGATCTCACCACCTTCGTTGGAAAGAGTTTGGGGCCATCCCAGCGTGGATGAATCAACTCTTAAAGTCCAGTCTTACGCCGCCTTTATCATCTGTGTAAAACTGGTGTGATACGCATAAAGATAGTTTACCGTTTATGCAAAGTATGGGTTAATGTCGTTCGCTTCGCTGAAGCGGTTCTTTATCATTTCAGGTCGTCGCGTTTGCCTTGGAGAGCAGCTGGCCAGGATGGAGCTCTTCCTGTTCTTCACCTCCCTGCTGCAGCGCTTTAGCTTCAAACTGCCAGAGGGCGCACCAGTACCGTCTGAAGAAGGGGTGTTCGGAGCCACGCATTCTCCCGTGCCGTTCAAACTTGTGGCGGTAGCGAGGGACTAGCTGCTATGCGTTTACCCTAGCTAGGGTAGACTACCAAACGATCAATTTTCCTACTTTTTTCTATCATGGTGTTCAAGTTTTCATAATCAGTTTATTTGGTCTTAGTTACAACTGTTGGTTCATAAGTACTTAATAACGTTAAATTAACATATTTAAACCCTTGAAACCATTGAAACCTTTACAAAACTGCAGAGATGTGACTGTACACTAGCGCCCCTGCCGATTATTTCATGTACTGCAGGCTATACAGCAGGTGGATAGAAGGGAGCGTGCATTGCGGAGTGGGGAACGACCTGTGTTGTTATCAAACGTTAGACGTATCCCCTTACGTTACTTACTGTCTCACGAATGCCCCACTTAAATAGTCCATTCTACCGACAGCATGCCCTGTGTCATGTGTGTAGGTAAAGCCGCGCCGTTGTTAGCGGTTGAGTACGCCCTAAAAAGGGCGGCACACTACACAACAGTTTACATGTACACTCGCTCTCTCACGTTTCACCTTAACACTCGGGCCTCTCAGTTTCCACATCCGACCTTCTTGTAAACACAGCGAACGTGAGGAGCTATTATACTGCGCGGATGTGGGACGAGGGGGATTTTTGGTCTGCGGGATTTTGTTGCGGTTAATTAGTTTAGTTTCAGCGATACTTTTGGTCACCAGTGTAATGTAAGTGATCATGATACAACAATTGTCTTCAGTTCCCATCCCACTTTGATGTGCCCTACAGCCTTGCGTTCATGTGGGTACATGTGAACTTAGGCTAAGGTTTTCAAAGGGATCAGGCTATAGAAAtagttttgatatttttatacTGGTACCCAGGTATTTTTCTGTATATTGAGTCTGACGAATGCCCTGTAAAGGCTTAAAAAGAACACTGTAGTACTGAACGACCTGTCTCAAAATTGTAAACAGCGTGCATAGTGATCATGCCagatagtttttattgccagaAACTTTGCATTGTTGCTTTAGGCTTAGGTTAGTACCCAGGCCGTCTCCACATGAAATATAACTCAATATAACTCACAACTATTACTGTTTGTATAACCTACCCAAAACTTTGCATAGTTATTTGTAGTcttgttattatatttcagccatacatagtatggtgaaatatattgtattcgtaatgtttctttctttctttctttctttctttctcctgtcaaatcttcaaagtgattcatctccgccgttcctggaccgaatgacctgaaatttggcacaggggtagaatgggccaataccttgatgcttttttctcagttttttcatatctgcctctaaaatgattttatggagattttttggtcaattttagaccaaaactgtatattttggcccctgtaccctggtattacaaccaaatgagctgaaatttgacagagatgtgccttgataatgcccccatataaattcgataacacttttggtgtacagtacaacaaaatgcttatttttgcgatttttttaccaatttttgaccaaaaaaggacacttttggcccctgtacatgtaccctggtattacaaccaaatgagctgaaatttgacagagatgtgccttgataatgcccccatataaattcaataacacttttggtgtacagtacaacaaaatgcttatttttgtgatttttttaccaattttttaccaaaaaaggacacttttggctcctgtaccttggtattgcaaccgaatgagctgaaatttgacacagatgtgccttgataatcccttcatataaatttaataacacttttggtgtacagtgcaacaaaatgctttttttgcgatttttggccaatttttgaccaaaaaaggacacttttggctcctgtaccctggtattacaattaaatgacctgaaatgtggtatagataggcatttagatacttggtaacaagattcaagtaaaatttttgacataaacaactttaaaatgattaattttggcacttttctgaggggaaatttgttttcttttggcctcctgacgtgaccttccgtgaccccgcacagagccacacctgtgcgcgtcagccggagagttaattgaatcaaagacctagccaatcagcgaagaggaggccaaaggctaattaatattcataagcggggcctcatgatcccgtatatagcagtgttcccgccagggggagcgaagcccgcctaaggctctcgcattttagactattcagaaggctttatattgtatcagttcttaggggcatatctatgataatcgcagcagtcacttaacatctcttcaggagtttagcgtaacactatttcaggtcaaaccgtcaaaggcaactaaaaacaaactttaacgttactgagttcaacagtacttataacttgttatcgaagttgaaacgctagcgatggtattttcgctgcgctgttagctccgtgcgactgttgttgacggtcttataacggtatattttgcacccctgtaccctggtatgagtaacatttggtatagataggcataagatagttggtaaaatgatccaagtaaaatttttggcataaagtactgtaaaaggcttaattacagcactttttttaggggaaattggttttctttcgttctccatgccatgacctttcggacgttcaccccacagagccgacatctgcacctgcgtctagccggcaggaagagttaattcaattaatggttcagccaatcagcgaagaggaaagcgaaggctaattaatattcataagcgggaccacacaatacgttaacttgaagactcaggccgtacagacttctcgccaggattttttcaaagcgtcggacaggggtccgggggccgccgaatgtccctggcggggtccaggggcagggccactgtgggggggacccaggtgggcgaaccCCCGGGGCCTAGCTCTAAATGTTAtgcagtagatttctagcgaggtcaacgcccatgaagccggttctttcaaatgcagagtaaccaattaacgccagaccggtggcacgcgagggtcagggaggaatgtttcacacctattgtccgtcgattactagctgttaaataccgtcaatacattacaaaggaaatctttctagggcttcctttagtttgcagcatgtatttttgtgaGCTGGTCCCTTTAAATACTGgtaatatatagaatagaagtaTGGACTGAAGAATCAACAGACAACACGACTTGAGTAcataacgtaacgttatatttggcAACTTACTACAGCCGTCTTTTTACCTTATTACAAGATCCAAATTGTGAGTTGTAGAACTACGTGCTGTTTTTactatatattttacagaaataacaacaatgTATAATGTGACACATGTTACATTAGCCCAAAACTTGACACACATCATTGCAAAATGCATGCATGATAGCATGCAATATTATGATCGTGTACTATTTAGTACATCTACTGGCTCAACATAGGTAAGTATACAACTTCTTAGGAAATATGGATACAGTACATTTGATTATAGCAATACAAGTGCTAATACTAACTTATCGGTGACCTCTTTTTAACGAGGCCATACAGCCGACTCATCACAAAAGTGACTTATGGCGGAAGAGAAGGGTCTACCTACTTTTAATTCAACtaaattcaataaaataacattgATCATTTATTTGTGTCCATTCTTAGGGCTAACCCAAGTCATTTCCTGCCTCTTCTGCCGTAACGCCGACATTGCAAGAACAAGTGTCCAGGTGCTGTTTGAAGCACTCTCTTGTGATCCCGAGCTTCTTGACATTTGTTTGATACACCGACGATATCTGAAACAATGTTGGATGTTTTGTCAGAAGTTGTTAACTAAACGTTATAGAACTTAAAATCCGAGGTGGATTTTGGTTGCTCAATTCAGAAGTCGCCTAGCCATCCCCATTCAgttactaaaagaaacataAGCACTATAAGTTGTATTCCCACTAAAGTAGCTTTGTTGACATTGCCATATTGTTTTACCATGAATACATTATCGTGTTTACACAGTTAGGTGACGGACGTATTCAAATTCTGGAAGTGGTTTTGCATCACATAGAAGCAACCTTTCAACAATGTGCACGTCTttgtcaaagttacatgtatgttgtcagCTCcgtttgcataattataagaagattaacaaatgaaataaaccaaAAGAAGCAGAATGACCGATTATATAGTGTGTGATTTACGCTGGCTgtattacatgtaacaaaatggATCTTGTTTTCGTGAATAGAACCTCCTTGACATAACGAAGCATATGCTGCGAAACATATCGCTTTGTAACTTTGCGTAGTGTGCAAGACACGTCACTGTTCTCAACTGAGTGCCAAGGTCTCCGGGACACTATTTAGCACACGACACTATTTTGGGACTGcccaaaaattacatgtaacgtttatAGTTTATGTTTGGACAGTAACAATTACTCGGGATGCGCTGTTAGGTGACTGTCCTGGAAAATGCGTTCGATGTCTTCTCTCGCCGGTAGTCTGTGATTTGGGGCGTCACAATGCGCCACAAAATCCTCACCCAGGACCAGTTTAGATTTGATTTCCCTCCATTTTTGTACGCGGTCCGTCCTGGAGAGCTTGCtcttgttgggaaatgttgggtCAACTCGACAGATCTCACCTTCGTCGGGATCCGTTCCGTCACGTATAGCGACCGCTCCATTTatataagaagtttatttgcaagttcgtgcccgagggctaattgcaagtacatagtatacacatagtgacaatggacagtcataaacaatgttctaatctaatactagtgttggctatttctaagcaggttgggtttgacttcttttttggaagcagagggagacgaaaagccccacattttctaaaatttgtgggttctgcgatttcaagagaaaagtggccttctgtttgtctgtcaatgtggggaagttgggataagtctttgtgacttctctaaacaaggtgattctttcggtttcgttgaatgaacatttggaaatgaaatgtgtttcgtctcccactgcttttgatgtacaatatttacaaatcctttcacacactggtaatctcttgtatctccctctttccacttctagaggatgagcgctaattctgactttgcttattgcggagcgcacctcgaaatcaactagttctaagtacttctctctagcgtatacagatttacaagttttgtagaatctcagcttaccggtatctatacttatattatgtagagacgtctggatatacatattgGTAATTCTATtccttatcatattacatacatatacagggtcaTAGAGTGAGTTATCAGAGTACCAGAGATAAGAATATCCACTATAATCAAGTATTTCTTTAACACGCTGCAACAATGATCTTCTCCGGCCGTTTACGACGGAGTTATGCTGttccaagagtgcatttacttGTAATGGATGCTTAGTATAATCCATTTGTGTTAAACACAaccaatattttacaagtcgAACGGAAATATCTATGTCTAGTGGAAATCTACCTAATTCGGACCTACATGCTAAATTACTACTATTTCTAGAGACTCCAAGAATGTTCTTGCAGAAttggttgtgtgtaatttcgatcggagatgtatcatttaatttctcggtaccccaaatttcacagcCATATAACAGAATGGGTTTAACACAGGAATCGAATATTCTTAGTAGGCTATCGGGTGAGACTGATGAACGGGTTAGACATTTGAAGCTGTGCATGGCTTTGCGCGCTTtgtttgacaattgttttttgGCTAATGAAAAGGTACCTGATGATGTTATGGTGATACCTAGGTAGCAATATGAAGATACGATGTCTACTCTCTCTTGTCCgaataaaaagttttgttttgaaaataatcggccagatttgttgaatatgataatttttgttttctttagattcACTTCGAGCTTCCATTTAGTGCAGAATATGTTTAGTTTATCTAAAGCGCTTTGCAGTCCTTTTTCGGTCTCAGAGAATAAAACTACGTCGTCTGCATATAGTAAACTTGACACTAATAAATTATTGAGTGCGGGTGGAGAACATTCGGTATTATCTAACTCGTGAACAAGGTCGTttataaaaagattaaaaagggTAGGGCTTAGGTTGCACCCCTGTCTGACACCCTTATTGGTAACAAATGGAGGTGTTAGGCCAGATGACGTTTTGACGCATGTGCTGGGTTTTTCATACATGCATTTAATAAGACTGTAAAAGTTCCCTCCTATTCCCGAGTTGAGTAATTTGAAGCGGAGCACCATTGAAAGTGTAAAACTTCATCTCTACAGTCCACTACCTCCGCTTTTTGATCATCCAACTTTCAAAGTTAGATATGTTCAAGCTGATCGATCTAGACGTACGGAAGAACTCAAAACAGCAACTCAAATGCGCTTGGGTTGAGTTTTggacatttacatgaaactaGATGGCTACAAGAGGTGCAATTAGCCCGTAACTAGGCTGCCATTGGCTAATTGTCGACGGCGGTCAGTGACCTGCTAGCAGtcatctgattggtcctcgctagaaaccgcCGGAAATCTAGTGCATATCAAATAGTGtacacgccccccccccccggaagctcttgcattttagactattgagaaggcttcttttatcagtttttttagggccatatctacgataatcgtagcagtcacttacttctcttcagcagtttgactttaaaatatttcgggtcaaagcttcaaagacaactaaaacctcataaacaacaaactttacttagctcaacagtatacaaaaatattgtacgggttgccatccttagttgaagcgcttatttatagcgctagtatcttcgctacgccgttagccgccgtgcgacttttgttgacggtctgatatccctacgtcgccgcctcgctgatattcccacggacatgtttcaagaaaaatacccagcaaaaacgctgttctgcgtcaaattctattctataaaacatgtgggactcagtgttacagtctaaatattttgtagaagcaccgctgtaggaaagaaggtccaagcaatgtaaaacatcacgtagcatgaagttcgctgtcaactggcacatagcacatgactgtttgaaactcaaCAGCCGTgcttgattgatagccggcggtcctttgatgaagtcggcgaaaggtgcgttagttagaaaatctgcgtttagttttgatacgtaattataagttagacagtggcgagaatgattattttctcatcaatatttctcttcagaattatttgaacttaattgtacatctaaacaattggcttacctgtgcaatgtttatatgattaatgatcagtgtactgaaatcatgtgtaacgtatggctcctagtcaatagatcagcatttttctctatagtgaccacctgtctatagtggccacatttctatcactggactggaacttgcgaaa
This genomic window contains:
- the LOC118415263 gene encoding cytochrome P450 2U1-like; this encodes MVIDGLCDLWTSWGLLGVLVAAGCCLLVAWIMRRPPNFPPGPRGWPLFGVSKAGQLAVTEWIPKYGDIIGYYRGPVRVVSLGSYDVIREAFVKNAEHFSSRPRPLNPTLATYKTKGVVQEPYGTTWKEHRKFTLMSLRDFGVGKRSLEGKILEETRALSDEILKKENQGFCISNMMQVTVSNVICSIVFGSRYEYDDPKFIRLIEAIDHFFSIPRSGSALLPSLIPILRYIPAVNRNFLKLREVEAYIGTHILEQIQEHEATFDPNDIRDLIDAFLLEKRRRQEDENTTFTEQQNILVVMDLFLAGTETTSTTLRWALLYMILHPDMQEKVQQEIDSVIGQSQDPSMAHRTQMPYTEATLTEVSRLASIAPLSVPHAASNDVTFRGYHIPKGTVVQANLWAVHHDPQLWPDPHRFDPARFLDDAGKFVKRDEVIPFSIGRRVCLGEQLARMELFLFFTSLLQRFSFKLPEGAPVPSEEGVFGATHSPVPFKLVAVARD